A stretch of Plesiomonas shigelloides DNA encodes these proteins:
- the bcsA gene encoding UDP-forming cellulose synthase catalytic subunit — MSGHLLLQPGPAAAIRDYYQRTHRHWRAIPALLITAGWLLLWCVLRLEAPAWCWLRQNRRQLYPQLQRSYRFADPLRLLLQTLWLLLRGARSARPAATLRLSAASARLFALLRRGRQRLYHALNTFPFHSHPWVQPMTQTGPWHQARSKLAALWQWGILVLALVLAILCITEPFGMLAQLTFVVILWVLALLIRNVPGRFPSMMMIVLSVVISCRYLWWRYTQTLNWDSPLDLSFGLGLLAAETYSWLVLMLGYFQTIWPLHRSPYPLPSDPKLWPSVDIYIPTYNEDLSVIRPTVYAALGLDWPQEKLNIYILDDGRRSYLADFAREVGVHYLIRDNNFHAKAGNLNAALKKTHGEFVTVFDCDHIPTRSFLQMTLGWFVKDPHMAMMQTPHHFFSPDPFERNLGNFRKTPNENTLFYGLVQDGNDTWDATFFCGSCAVLRRTALEEIGGFAVETVTEDAHTSLRLHRHGYRSAYIRIPQAAGLATESLSAHVGQRIRWARGMVQIFRLDNPLFGKGLSWAQRLCYTNAMLHFLSGVPRLVYLTAPLAFLIFHSYIIYAPAVMIMLYVIPHMTHASMTNSRIQGKYRYSFWSEIYETVLSWYIARPTTVALFNPRKGSFNVTAKGGLIDEQYFDWDISKPFLVLAMLNFLGVLFAGYRLIWGPADEAITVVISLLWTLYNLLLLGGAVAVASEVKQVRKTHRVQIRLPAVLYRKTGHAFPCMMVDYSDGGVGLELDHPQAFDSNEPMTLMLKRGTQEFMFRAKVCNQRNNFVGIQLEHMDLQSHINFVQCTFARADTWAMWQESYQQDQPMRSIQDIFAVGLRGYKQMAKQAPRAIAWLIRLTVWLTEWFSSFIPRTPAMTLVADPVNSKQEAEL, encoded by the coding sequence ATGAGTGGCCATCTGCTCCTGCAACCCGGCCCTGCGGCCGCTATTCGTGACTATTATCAGCGCACCCACCGCCATTGGCGGGCGATCCCCGCGCTACTGATTACCGCCGGGTGGTTACTGCTGTGGTGTGTGCTGCGTTTAGAAGCCCCCGCCTGGTGCTGGCTGCGACAAAATCGGCGGCAACTGTATCCGCAGCTGCAACGCAGCTACCGCTTTGCCGATCCGTTACGCCTACTGCTGCAAACCCTGTGGTTACTGCTGCGCGGTGCGCGTAGTGCGCGCCCTGCAGCCACCCTGCGCCTGAGCGCGGCATCAGCGCGCCTGTTTGCCCTGCTGCGCCGTGGACGTCAGCGCCTGTATCACGCCCTGAATACCTTTCCATTTCACAGCCACCCGTGGGTGCAGCCGATGACGCAAACCGGCCCTTGGCACCAAGCACGCAGTAAATTGGCCGCACTCTGGCAGTGGGGCATCTTAGTGCTGGCGCTGGTCTTGGCTATTTTGTGTATCACCGAGCCGTTCGGCATGCTGGCTCAGCTGACCTTTGTGGTGATTTTGTGGGTGCTGGCTCTGCTGATCCGCAATGTCCCGGGGCGTTTTCCCAGCATGATGATGATTGTGCTGTCGGTGGTGATCTCCTGTCGCTACCTGTGGTGGCGCTATACCCAAACCTTGAACTGGGACAGCCCACTGGATTTAAGCTTCGGTCTTGGCCTGCTGGCAGCCGAAACCTACTCTTGGCTGGTGCTGATGCTGGGCTATTTCCAGACTATCTGGCCACTGCACCGCAGCCCCTATCCGCTGCCGTCAGATCCGAAGCTGTGGCCGAGCGTGGATATCTACATCCCCACCTATAACGAAGATTTGTCGGTGATCCGCCCGACGGTCTACGCCGCACTGGGCCTAGATTGGCCGCAAGAGAAGCTCAACATCTATATTCTGGATGATGGCCGGCGTAGCTATCTGGCTGACTTTGCCAGAGAAGTGGGCGTCCACTACCTGATCCGGGATAACAATTTCCACGCCAAAGCCGGTAACCTGAATGCGGCACTGAAGAAAACCCATGGCGAATTCGTCACCGTGTTTGACTGCGACCACATCCCGACCCGCTCATTCTTGCAGATGACGCTCGGCTGGTTCGTCAAAGACCCGCATATGGCGATGATGCAAACTCCGCATCACTTTTTCTCGCCCGATCCGTTTGAGCGTAACTTGGGCAACTTCCGCAAAACCCCGAACGAGAACACCCTGTTCTACGGCTTGGTGCAAGACGGTAATGACACTTGGGATGCGACCTTCTTCTGTGGCTCCTGCGCCGTGTTGCGTCGCACCGCGTTGGAGGAGATTGGCGGCTTTGCTGTCGAAACCGTGACCGAAGATGCGCACACCTCTTTGCGACTGCATCGCCACGGTTATCGCTCGGCCTACATTCGCATTCCCCAAGCGGCAGGGCTGGCGACCGAAAGTTTATCGGCGCACGTCGGCCAACGGATCCGCTGGGCGCGTGGTATGGTGCAGATCTTTCGCCTCGATAACCCATTGTTTGGAAAAGGATTATCTTGGGCACAGCGCTTGTGCTACACCAATGCCATGCTGCACTTTTTGTCCGGAGTCCCGCGGTTGGTGTACCTGACCGCCCCGTTGGCGTTTTTGATTTTCCACTCTTACATCATCTATGCCCCAGCGGTGATGATTATGCTGTACGTAATCCCACACATGACGCACGCCAGCATGACCAACTCGCGGATCCAAGGAAAATACCGCTACTCGTTTTGGAGTGAGATCTACGAAACCGTGCTGTCGTGGTATATCGCTCGCCCAACCACGGTGGCGTTGTTCAACCCCCGCAAAGGCTCCTTTAACGTTACCGCCAAAGGCGGTCTGATCGACGAGCAATATTTTGATTGGGATATCTCCAAGCCATTTTTAGTGCTCGCTATGCTGAATTTCCTCGGCGTACTGTTTGCTGGCTATCGCCTGATTTGGGGCCCCGCCGATGAAGCGATAACCGTGGTGATCAGTTTGCTGTGGACCTTGTATAACCTGCTGTTATTAGGCGGCGCTGTGGCGGTGGCCTCAGAGGTGAAACAGGTGCGGAAAACGCACCGCGTGCAGATCCGCTTGCCGGCAGTGCTGTATCGCAAAACCGGGCACGCCTTTCCTTGCATGATGGTGGATTACTCTGATGGCGGGGTGGGACTGGAATTGGATCATCCGCAAGCCTTTGATAGCAATGAGCCGATGACGTTGATGCTCAAACGCGGTACGCAAGAGTTTATGTTCCGCGCCAAGGTGTGTAACCAGCGCAATAACTTTGTCGGGATCCAGCTCGAACACATGGATTTGCAGTCACACATTAACTTTGTGCAATGCACCTTTGCCCGTGCCGACACTTGGGCGATGTGGCAAGAAAGCTATCAGCAAGATCAACCGATGCGCAGTATCCAAGATATCTTCGCGGTAGGGCTGCGCGGGTACAAACAAATGGCCAAGCAAGCACCACGGGCGATCGCTTGGCTGATCCGTCTGACGGTATGGCTGACGGAATGGTTTAGCTCATTTATACCCAGAACGCCGGCAATGACACTGGTTGCGGATCCCGTTAACTCTAAGCAAGAAGCTGAATTATGA
- the bcsQ gene encoding cellulose biosynthesis protein BcsQ, with translation MPVIAIQGIRGGCGTTTVAAGLAATLQAMDYPVLLWDLSPHNLLGQHVGLGFHINTGWAQAITEQRPWYQAAFATGYPNLLLLPFGRPTNFAALDTLPSTWLQQAVSSLALDRRTWIILDIPRYPLTFAQQAHDIADLWLHVTEADPACHALMYSAAHPAEMLTQQQVTPDAAALDHHYWLVNRHHTYPQLSRDIWQLWQTTLGNKLVPGAIHQDEAIREALATKQLITDFAPQSLAAQDFLSLATWCKKRVEQGS, from the coding sequence ATGCCAGTCATTGCTATTCAGGGGATCCGTGGAGGATGCGGGACAACCACCGTCGCCGCAGGGCTGGCTGCCACCCTGCAAGCAATGGACTATCCGGTATTACTGTGGGATTTAAGCCCGCATAATCTGCTGGGTCAGCATGTCGGATTAGGTTTTCATATCAATACCGGTTGGGCGCAAGCTATCACCGAGCAACGTCCTTGGTATCAGGCGGCATTTGCCACCGGCTACCCGAATCTGTTGCTACTGCCATTTGGTCGGCCCACAAACTTTGCAGCATTAGATACGCTGCCCTCCACTTGGCTACAACAGGCGGTAAGCAGTCTGGCGCTGGATCGGCGCACTTGGATCATTCTCGATATTCCGCGCTATCCGCTCACCTTTGCCCAGCAAGCGCACGACATCGCCGATTTATGGCTACATGTCACCGAAGCGGATCCCGCCTGCCATGCACTGATGTATAGCGCCGCCCATCCAGCCGAGATGCTTACGCAACAGCAGGTGACGCCTGACGCCGCGGCGCTGGATCATCACTATTGGCTCGTCAATCGTCACCATACCTATCCCCAGCTGTCGCGCGATATCTGGCAACTGTGGCAGACCACCTTAGGCAATAAGCTGGTACCGGGCGCTATCCACCAAGATGAAGCGATCCGCGAAGCGCTAGCCACCAAACAGCTGATCACCGACTTTGCTCCGCAATCGCTGGCCGCTCAGGATTTTCTGTCGCTAGCGACTTGGTGCAAAAAAAGAGTGGAGCAGGGATCATGA
- the bcsE gene encoding cellulose biosynthesis protein BcsE: MRNKFQLAIDALPVHFTQLREGGIYWLTVDDEAVADLLLVSFIQGLLPDSRYFLTSSLPMTEALQSALHHPQVRGELFALTQDPQGEWLRRLPAEMEWFGISKAADLLVVRYRCDGLEKDSDAQAAQLLRLDRALQQFTHWAEQQELAVLVIGSGAHSSQQRQWLNRGNNWLSGCVHLSRQGELVDYDLAYWRNEMGVTSGMRLMLLQRDTQLVLHTERGSLSSASLADDDVVLAMQEVLANTIAPSAHWKLFPDRPRLMEAALQAVKATVIFAITESSQTEALARDIYQLRTERGARLKIVVREAANCLRNLDDRLFLSAGANMVMPFACHVSRFIGLLQMVQGQVYPHMIRPEIDSLLAASQPQRLKGYLPAAEFIRLLQDEMRRSLTSETRGLMLILTPAMSLSMTDALAQCEMRRQGDVLTVADNHIYVFFFACRPNDAERALQNAFYLPVNTLFTESQVLSVREEIQEALARLQQLPEQPDFTAELTARAGVRDPQLQSSKVEMTALERNHAAVKPITLPIKAI; encoded by the coding sequence ATGAGGAATAAGTTTCAGTTAGCCATTGACGCTTTGCCCGTGCATTTTACTCAGTTACGCGAGGGTGGCATTTATTGGCTGACGGTGGATGATGAAGCGGTCGCCGATCTGTTGCTGGTTTCCTTTATTCAAGGGTTGTTGCCGGATAGCCGTTATTTTCTCACCTCTTCACTGCCGATGACGGAGGCCTTACAGAGTGCGTTGCACCACCCGCAGGTGCGGGGTGAACTGTTTGCGTTGACCCAAGATCCACAAGGTGAGTGGCTACGTCGTTTACCGGCTGAGATGGAGTGGTTTGGTATCAGTAAAGCGGCGGATTTGCTGGTGGTACGTTACCGCTGTGATGGCTTGGAAAAAGACTCAGACGCGCAAGCGGCCCAGTTACTGCGCTTGGATCGTGCGCTGCAACAGTTTACGCATTGGGCCGAGCAGCAGGAACTGGCGGTATTGGTGATCGGCTCTGGTGCGCACAGCAGTCAGCAGCGCCAGTGGCTCAACCGAGGCAATAACTGGCTCAGTGGTTGTGTGCATTTGAGTCGTCAAGGCGAGCTGGTGGATTACGATCTGGCATATTGGCGCAACGAGATGGGCGTTACGTCCGGTATGCGTTTGATGCTATTGCAGCGGGATACGCAGCTGGTGCTGCATACCGAGCGGGGTAGCCTGAGCAGTGCCTCTTTGGCCGATGATGATGTGGTGTTGGCGATGCAAGAGGTGTTAGCCAATACCATCGCGCCGTCAGCACATTGGAAGCTGTTTCCCGACCGGCCACGTTTGATGGAGGCGGCGCTACAGGCAGTAAAAGCCACGGTGATTTTTGCGATCACGGAAAGCAGTCAAACCGAAGCGCTGGCCCGCGATATTTACCAGTTACGCACTGAGCGCGGTGCACGCTTGAAGATTGTGGTGCGTGAAGCGGCTAACTGCTTGCGTAATTTGGATGATCGGCTGTTTTTGAGTGCCGGAGCCAATATGGTGATGCCGTTTGCTTGTCATGTTTCACGTTTCATCGGTTTGCTGCAGATGGTGCAGGGGCAAGTTTATCCGCACATGATCCGGCCAGAGATTGATAGCTTGCTGGCGGCATCGCAGCCACAACGGCTGAAAGGATACCTGCCTGCGGCGGAATTTATTCGGCTACTGCAAGATGAAATGCGCCGTAGTTTGACCAGTGAAACGCGCGGGCTGATGTTAATTCTGACACCGGCCATGAGCTTGAGCATGACCGATGCCTTAGCCCAGTGTGAAATGCGCCGACAAGGCGATGTGCTGACCGTTGCCGATAATCATATCTATGTCTTTTTCTTTGCCTGTCGGCCCAATGATGCTGAGCGGGCGTTGCAAAATGCCTTTTATCTGCCGGTGAATACCTTATTTACCGAGTCGCAAGTGTTGTCGGTGCGCGAAGAGATACAAGAGGCGCTGGCTCGTTTGCAACAATTGCCGGAGCAGCCCGATTTTACCGCCGAGCTGACCGCGCGGGCGGGTGTGCGCGATCCGCAATTACAATCCAGTAAGGTAGAGATGACTGCGCTGGAGCGCAATCATGCTGCCGTGAAGCCCATAACCTTACCGATTAAGGCCATATAA
- the bcsF gene encoding cellulose biosynthesis protein BcsF encodes MDLVSFSQVTLITAIIAGLLGFYLRPIWQVAQRVLRHMVRRPRYNKRLMTLRPSSSRTPTDQ; translated from the coding sequence ATGGATTTAGTGTCGTTCAGTCAGGTCACTTTGATCACGGCGATCATTGCCGGTCTGCTGGGGTTTTATCTGCGCCCGATTTGGCAAGTTGCCCAGCGGGTATTGCGCCATATGGTGCGGCGCCCTCGTTATAACAAGCGCCTGATGACGTTACGACCGTCTAGTTCACGTACTCCGACAGATCAGTAA